Within the Nitrospira sp. genome, the region CATGGATGAGTGCTCGAGATTGATAAGGGGCGCATCTTAGCATGCACCCTCTACCCTCTCAAAGGGTCGCTGTTGAGGAGCATTCGTGTGAACGATGCTTGTGCCCCTCTAGGGCCTGTGTTATAGATCGCCGGCCCAGTGATGGGGAGATGAGGTTGCCCTATTTCGATTGGAGAGGACCCGATATGGCACGAGGACGTGAGAAGGATCGTAAGCTACGACGCAAACATCGCAAGAACGTGCAACGGATGAAGAAGGTGGTGCGTGCTCGCCGCGCTGCGGCAAAGAAGGGGAAGCGGTAGCCGGGCTCGAACGGGGGCCTCTGGACCTTCGTGTCAATCCAGCACGCTGAGTCGCTGGATTTCCTTGGTGACCTGCGTCTCTGCGACCGCCGGCACGATTTCCTTCACGGCTTCTGCCACTCGTTCCTGTGCCACGCTGAGTACAAGCTGATCCAGTTTCTCCCGGACCTGGGAACTGGCCAAGTCCTGGACGGTGTTGACCACCAACCGATCGATCGAGCCAACGTGTTCCTGGACAAGCTTGGGTAACTGCGCGTCGGCCGCCTCGCGGACGACGTGCGGGACGGTTTCGCGAACATGAGGCGCGGCGAGGTCCTGCACGGCGCTCACCACGATTCGATCCATGTCCTGCAGCTGCTCACGCACGACTCCGGGGAGCGCCTGTTCGACGAGACCAGTCGCATGGGTCTGAAGCCGTTCCTCGGTGGCCTGTTGAACGAGCGGTTTGAGCTGCTCCTCCAGACGGCCCAGGATTGAGGCTTCCAGGGTCGCCAGTTGCGCAGTGAGTTGTTTGGCAACCAGATCGGAGGCTTCGCGTCGGATTAGTGGTTCCACGGTCTCACTCAACGCGACGGGAGAAAGCAACAGCGAGACCTGCTGTCGAACCGCATTCTCCAGCCGGGCGGTCATCTGTTGCTCGAGTTCCTTGCCGACCAGTCCAGGCAACGATGTCAGGATGATCTGAGTGACTTGGGGGACGACACCGGCTGCCATCGCGTCGATCAAGGACTTGCTCGCGGCCTCCAGGTGAATGGGCGCTGGCTGAGACTGTGTGGCCGGGGCAGGGACAACTGGAGCAGAGGAGGGCATGCGGGCTGTTTCCGGCGCGGGATCCGGAATGACCGCCTCGGCGGTCGAATCGTCGTGCCCGTCAAGTTCGGACGGCGCATCGTCGTCGAGATCCGTGGAAGTGGTCACCGGAGGCCAGGTTCGCTTCCCCTTGGCCGGGGAGGTCTTCTTGATGTGCTTCGATGAGAGATCACGCAAAGCTTCGATCAAATTTCCCGGTTCGAGAGGTTTGGTCAAAAACACCGCGACGCCGAGCGACCGGTAGGTGCTCTCGTCGACCTTGTCGGACGAATCGACGAGAGAAATGATTGACGATTCGCCCATGTTGTCCAACTTGCCGAGTTCCTTACAGAAACTGGAGAAGGTAATCTTGTCGAGGTGAAAGTCGGCGATGACCGTTTGGGGAGTGAGATTTTTTGCTGCTCGGAGGGCACTCGGTCCGTCTGGAAAGGCATGGACTTCATAACCTTCCTTGGAGGATACCTGTTCGACCATACGCCGTACGGCCGGGCTACCATCAATCACGAACAGACGAGTACCCATACAGTAGATCCCCCTGAAAATATGTTGATTCGACGCTAGCACCCGGGTTTCACTTTGTCAAAAGAAAGGCGTCATTTCGCCGTGTTAGTGCAGGAGGCGCTGATAAAAGCCCCTCATGGTCTCGGTTCTCGTGGGAGGAGTGCGCCGTGAACGGTACGCAGGGACGGATACGCGCCGTATTTTTTGACGCTGCGGGGACGCTGTTTTCCGTGGCACGACCCGTGGCCGAAATCTATCTCGAGTTGGCGACGAGCCACGGCTTTCGACCAAAGCCCGATGCAGTTGTTGCCCTCAAGGCCGCGTTTCAGCGAGCCATGCAGGATGCGCCGCCGCCGGTGTTTCTCGTGGACGATCCTTCGGAGATCAAGCGCTGCGAGCGGCTGTGGTGGTTCGACGTCGTGCACAACGTGTTCTATCGCGTTGGGATGTTCGATCGATTCGACGACTTCTTCGAGGAAGTCTTTCACCGCTTCGACGGTCCTGAGTTCTGGCGTCTGTACCCCGAGACGGTGGCCTTGTTGGATCTCCTCCGGACACGTGGGCTCGAACTCGGCATCGTCTCGAATTTCGATTCACGCTTGTTCAATGTCCTGCGCGGGCTTTCCTTAGCCGAGCGCTTCGATACGGTAACCATTTCAAGCCTGGCTCGGGCGGCCAAGCCGGCACCGGGCATTTTTCGATGGGCTCTAGAGCAGCATGCGCTTGATCCCGAGGAAGCCCTGCATGTGGGCGACAGTCTGCGTGAGGACGCGGAGGGGGCACACAAGGCCGGACTGACGGGTGTCTGGCTCGATCGTGGAGGCCACGCGATGGAGCGGCATGACGGGACGGCCGTCGTTCGCATCACTTCGTTGAACGAACTGCCCGCGGTGCTGGACCGCATGGGGTGACGGCTCGGAGACTATTCAATCAAGAGCGGGACGAGATCCTTCGCCCGTCCCTGAAGCGCGATATCCACCACGCCCGAATTAGGCGTGGCGTCGAGATTGATTTCGATGACGAACGCACCGGCTTGTTGGGCGAGAGCGGCAAACGAAGCGGCCGGGTAGACCAGCCCGGACGTTCCGACGATGAGCAACACCTCGCACGTTTCGATGGCTTGCTGACTGCGCGCGACGTCTTCGGGAGCGAGCGATTCGCCGAACCAGACGATGTGCGGTCGCAGGAGGCCGCCACAGCCGCTGCACGAGGGAGGGATGACGATCGGGACGTCCCTGTTGTCGGCTATGTAACGGCAGGAGGTGCAGCGGACCTTCCAGATGTTACCGTGTATTTCGGAGAGCCGGGACGAACCGGCGGCACGGTGCAGGCCATCGACATTTTGCGTGACCAGCCAATAGTCCTCTGCACGTCGTTCGAGTTGGGCCAGCGCCAGATGGGCGTCGTTCGGCGACTTGGTCGCGATCAGCTCTCTCCGCCAGTTATACCATTCCCATACCAAGTGCGGGTCGCGTCGAAAGGCTTCGGGGGTGGCCAGATCCTCGGCGCGAAAATTCCTCCAAAGGCCGTCGGGACCGCGAAACGTCGGGACTCCGCTGTCGGCAGAGATCCCGGCACCGGTCAGGACCGCGATTCGCTGTGCGCGGCTTACACGTTGACGGGCATCGGAGAGAGAACTCGACATCGCGGCGCGATTATACGCCAATCTCGATCCTGCCGGCATGCTATAGTACGACGGATCGTCAACTGGCAGGAGGATCCATGCAGCATGTAATGATGGTGGGAGCCGGATCCGTCGGGGGGTACTTCGGTGCCAGATTGGCGAGGACACATCCTAACGTGTCGTTTCTGCTTCGCTCGAGCACACTGGCGGCGGTGAAAACCGACGGACTGACCGTCCGCAGTGCGGCAGGTTCGTTCACCGTCCGTCCGGAAGCAGCGGACGATCCGCGCGCGTTGCCCGTGCCGGATCTCATCATCCTTTCGGTCAAGGCCTATGATCTCGATCGCGCGCTGGATCAACTGGAGCCCGTTCTGACCGACCGAACCACGATTCTCACGCTGCAAAACGGGGTGGATACCGAGGACCGAATCTTGGCACGCCTCGGTCGAGATTGCGTCGTCGGGGGGGTGGCGTTCATCTATTCGAAAATCGCCTCGCCGGGCGTGATCGATCATTACAAGAAGGGTGCCGTGGCGATCGGGGAGATGATGGGTCATGAGAGCGGGCGGGTCCTGCGTATTCAGGAGTTGTTCACGCAAGCGGGTATCCCCTGCCAGTTGACGAAGGACGTGCGACGCAGCAAGTGGGAAAAAATGTGCTGGAACTGCGTCTTCAATCCGCTCACGGTCGTCATCGACGACAAGGTCGCCAAAGCCTTGGATCACCCGGAGTTGGCCCACGTCATCCAAGGGCTCGTCGAGGAGGTCATGGCCGTCGCCGCGGCACAAAAGGTTCCCCTTCCCTCGGACATGGCCGAGCGAGTCGTGAAGTGGTCGCAAGAATTGCGCGATATCCATACCTCCATGTACGACGACTGGAAAGCCGGACGCCCCACCGAAATCGATTACCTGAACGGGTATGTTGTGCAAAAGGGACGTGAGCACGGGATCACCACGCCGCTCAACGAGGCATTTACGGCCTTGATCAAGGTGATTACAGTGAGGGAACGTGTGGGGCCGGGGATCATTCGCATCGATGGCGCCGTGGTTCAGCCGTTGTCGTTGGATCGTCAGTCAATCGCGCAGTTGCCATCTGAGTATCACGTGCCGGACGTGAGCGCGGTGATGCCCGGGATGAGCGGGAGGGCGATTCGGGTGAGCGGCTTACTCGAGGTGCCGGCTCTCGCGATTCAAGCCGACCACGTGACCTTTCATTCCGCCGACGGCCAGTATGCAGCCACGCTCACGCTCAAGCAGGCGCGCGACTATGGGTTACTGGTGTACGAGGTGGAAGGACAGCCGCTTCCGGATGCTCGAGGCGGGCCGTTTCGGTTGATTACGCCCGGTCTCGGCGACCTTTGCGCCAACGTCAAGGCCGTCGGACGTGTGGAGGTACGCGAGGGGAGCGGAAAAGATACCCGTCCTCCAGAGGACGCCCGGACACATTGTTAACTCCTCATGTTCCGAGGAAGCCTCGAATCGATGGATGATTGTCTTGTCCAATCCCTACATCCTCGCCTTCTGACTGGAACTCCGTGAGCCCCCTGCTACGCGTTCTTCTCTACCTCCGTCCGTACAGGTGGCTTGCCGTGGCAACCATTTGCTGCGCGGGTGCGGCGACGGCCATGGAGTTGGTGCCCCCCTGGTTCATCAAGGTGGTCATCGATGACGTCATACAAGCTCAACAGCCCAACCTCTTACCGTGGGTGCTGGCCGGGCTGGTGGCGGCCTATGCGCTCAAAAACCTCTTTGCCTCCGTCCGGATTCGCCTGAACAATCGATTGGAGCAGCAGGTCGTGCACGATCTGCGAACGCAGGTGTTCGCGGCGCTGCAGAAGCTCTCGCTCCGCTATTTTGAGGACCGATCGACCGGAGAAATCATGTCGCGTGTCACGAGCGACACCGAGCATGTGGAACGGATTTTTATCGACGGGTTGGAGGGAGTTCTGACGGCCTCCCTCACGTTGTTGGGCATCATGGGGATGATGGTGGTCCTCAATTGGCGGCTGGCCTTGCTGGCTGTGATTCCGATCCCCGTGCTCGTCTATTCCGCCGGCTACTTCACGCGGCGCGTGCATGGCTATTATCAGCACGTGCGTAAAGGGTTGGCGGACTTGAGCGCCTATCTGCAGGACGCCCTCTCCGGCATTCGAGAGTCGATGGGGTTCAATCGTCAGGCTTACGAGCAAGACCGTTTCGACCGGCTCAGCCTGAATTACAGTCGCAGCAACCTCAACGCCATGTACCTGTGGTCCGTCTATTCCCCGAGCATGATCTTTGCGGGAAGCATGGGAACGGTGCTGATCTTGTGGTACGGCTCGAGCGAAGTCTTGGCGGGGCGTCTGACCTTAGGCGAGTTGGTCCTCTTCCTGAGCTATCTGGCGCTGTTTTACCTACCGATCAATCAAATTCACTCCGTGAACCACATGCTGCAGCATGCACTGGCGGCCAGCGAGCGGGTGTTCGAGATTTTGGACGCGATCCCGGACGTCGAGGATCGGCCTGGGGTGCGTGCCCCCGCCTCCCGGCTGTGCGGTGACGTGGAATTCGCAGGCGTGTATTTTCACTACCGCTCCGATGTGCCGACGCTCCGTGACGTGGCCCTGACGGTGAACGCAGGGGAACGGGTGGCGCTGGTGGGGCCGAGCGGAGCCGGCAAAAGCACGCTCATGAAGCTGCTGATGCGGTTCTACGACGTCAGGAGCGGGGCCATCACCATCGATGGCTACGATCTGCGCGATCTGCCTCTGGCCTTCCTGCGCAGTCAAATCGGGTTGGTCCAGCAGGAGCCGTTTCTCTTCAACGGCACGGTCGGCGACAATATCGCCTATGGCGACCTTTCGGCGGATCAGTCACGGATCGAAAGTGTCGCGCGGACCGCACGGGCGCACGACTTCATTCGTGCGCTTCCGGAAGGCTACCAAACCTGGATCGGCGAGCGGGGAGTGAAATTGTCGGTGGGACAAAAACAGCGCGTCTCGATAGCCCGCGTCCTGCTCAAGGATCCGCCCATCGTCATCTTCGACGAAGCGACGTCCAATATCGATACCGAGACGGAGGTTCAGATTCGCGAAGCCTTAGGGGAACTGACGAAGGGACGAACGACGTTCATCATCGCGCATCGACTGTCCACCCTACACGACGTCGATCGCATTGTGGTCGTGGATCACGGTCAGGTGGTGGAGCAGGGCACGCACGAGGTTCTGATGAACCTGCGAGGTCTGTATGCGGGATTGTACGACGCGCAGTTTTCTCGTTAGTCACGCCCCCCAACTCGTTGGGGCGTATTACGATGGGGAGGAGGGGAGGACGCGTATCTCCCGCCAACGCTCGGACCGATAGCGCCAGAGCACGAGCAGCATCCGAACCGTCCAATCCGCCACCAGACCCCACCAGACGGCGAGCACCGTCTCCGGAAAGAGCTGCACCGCGACATAGGCGGCGGGAAGTCGCACTCCCCACATGCCGACAAAGGTCGTGCCCATGATAAATCGGGTGTCCCCCGCTCCGCGTAGGGATCCGCAGATGACCATCGTCAGCGCGAGCGGAATCTGAATCAGGGCGACGATCTTGAGAAACGACGTGCCGAGCGACAGAACGAGAGGATCGTTCGTGAAGGCGCGGAGCAGGCCGTAGGGAAAAAAGAAAAACACCAGGCCCATGGTCGCCATCATCAGGGCGGCTTGCCGGTTGGCTTCCCAATTTTCCATCTTCGCGCGCTGGTATTTCCCGGCGCCAATACTCTGGCCCACCATGGCGGCCGCGGCGACTGCGAATCCATAGCCTGGCAGAAACGACAGCGCCTCAATCGAGAGCCCCACTTGGTGAGCGGCGTAGGCCACCGTGCCGTACCCAATGACCAGTTTCGTATAGAGCAGAATGCCGGCCTGCTGAACGACACGTTCGCCAGAGGCCGGTGCGCCGATCTGCCAGGCTGACCGCAGCAAGTCCCAGCGAACGTGCGCTGGTCTGCGCAGCAGGCTGCGGCAACGCCACAGGAGAAAGGTGACCCCAACGCTCTCGGCGAGGCCGGCCCCGACTGCGGCCCCGCGAATTCCCATCATCGGCCAATAACGGCTCCCATAGATGAGGCTGATGGCCAGGCTGAAGTAGAGCAGATTGACCATGAGGAGGCAGAGCGCGGGCGTCCTCGTGTCACCGGTGCCCTGAAGAATCGCGGAGAGAATATAGATCGTCACCGTTACGGGGAGAATAAGGAACATCAACGTGGCATACGGAGTTGCCAATGCGATCACGGCCTCGTCCGCCCCAAGCAACTGCATGAGGCCGGGTGCCCACCACCAGCCGGCTACCGCGAGCAGAGCGGACATGATCAGCCCACACAACACTGTGAGGCCGCGAACTTGGCTTCCTGCGTTCGTCGAGCGCCAACGAGTTGGGCGATCACGACCGTACCACTGACCGAAAATCCACCCAAGAGGGTGGTCGCGATAAAAATCAGCAGTTGACTCAGTCCGACCGCGGCAATGGCTTCGGGCCCGAGGCCGCCGACCAGGAACACGCTGAGGATGCCTTCCGCTCGTTGCAGCAGGCTGCTGGCGGTCACCGGAAGGGCCAGCGATAACACCGACCAGCGAATATGGCGGGTACGTGCAATCATGGACGAGACGGCTGGACAAGTCGTGCACCCCTTTTGTAGCTTGGTGCAGGACGCACGTAAAGTCTGCATTCGTTTCGCGTCCGTGCCGGTGGGATCCCAATATGCAACGGCTTTCGAAGTCCCGCTATCTTTCGGGTCTCCAATGCGACAAACGGGTGTACTTGGAGACGCACGCCCCTTTCTTGGCAACCCCTCCCGATGAGGAGACCCGCGCCATTCTGGATTCGGGCACGGACATCGGCGTCTTGGCGCGAGCACGTTTCCCAGGCGGCGTGCTCGTTGACGCTGGGCATCGACAGACTCAACAGGCGTTGGAGTGGACGACGCGACTCTTGGCCGACGACCGCATCCCGGCGATTTTCGAAGCGGCGGTTGTCGCACACGGCATTTTGATTCGCACCGACATCCTAGAGCGTATCGTGGGTGAGGCCGGCACGACGGTCGGCTGGCGCGTCATCGAAGTCAAGTCGTCGACTCGAAAAAAGGACATTCATCTCGACGATCTGGCGCTCCAAATGCATGTCCTGCAGGGTGCCGGTCTCTCAGTTCTGCAGGCCAGCATAATGCACGTGAATACACAATACGTGTTTGCCGGGGAACCGCTGGACCTGGATCAATTGTTTACGATTCGAGACGTCTCCGAAGAAGTTGCCGCACGCCTCGTGATGCTTCCCGCGCGCGTTCAACGGATGGTGACCCTGCTCGACCAGCCGGCTCCACCCTTGATTGAGCCGGGGCAGCATTGCCATAGCCCTTACGCGTGTCCGTACTGGGTGCAATGCACGAAGGAGAAGTCGTCGCGATGGCTCCATCATTTGCCAGGCAACCTCCGCAACCTGCAAGAGTTATTCGAGCAGGGCATCGACAGCATCGACGCGCTCCCGCCCGGGATCCGACTGACCCCTCTCCAGGAGCGAGTACGGGCTAATGTGGAATGGCGCAGCTCGGAACTGGTGAGGGTCCTGCGGAAGGTGCGCTATCCCGTCCATCATCTGGATTTCGAAACGATCATGCCGGCCGTCCCCCGATTTCCCGGGACGTGTCCTTACCAAACTGTGCCGGTGCAGTGGTCCAATCATATCGAATCGGAAACCGGTGAGATCATCCATCATGAGTATCTGTCGTCCGGAATCGAGGATCCACGCGAGGAATTGGTGGAGCGACTACTGGAATCACTTGGTGAAGCCGGAACAATCTGCGTGTATTCTACTTTTGAGCATGCCGTGCTCGACGCGCTCGCCGAACGGTACCCCCGAAGGAAGACGGCCATCGGCGCGGTCCAAAAACGGCTCTGGGATTTCTGCGAGGTCTTACAGACGCATTACTACCATCCGGATTTCAACGGGTCCTATTCGCTCAAAGCGGTCTTGCCGGCCATCCTTCCGTCGCTCTCCTATGCCGACCTGGCGATACGCAATGGAGCGACTGCAGCCAGGGAATACCTGCGTATGGCGTTCGAGATGCAGGACTGGGTTGAACGGGACCGCATCGCCGCTGCACTGCGCGCATACTGTGCGCGTGATACCCTGGCGATGTTGGAGCTGCGGAGGGCACTCCTACACAGAATAGAATCCCCGCTCGCATAACCCGCCGAACCGTTGTCCTGTGTGCAGTGTGCGGCTTGAAGGATCCGATTCCCCGTGCGGCGGCTCAGTGGGTAATGATCTGAACGAAGGGACACTGACGACGACAACAGTCCATGTGAAAGGAGACATCGATGCACGTCATACCCTCGCGTCTCGTTCTTGTGCTCTCAATCATGGCTGCCGGACCCGTTTGGGCCGTTCCTCCAGCGGGGTACGGGCAAGCAGGCGGTGAATATGACATTTCCATTCCAAGAGTTCCTGGTGATCAACTCGCCGAAGCCAAGGCGCTCCGTTCCCCGTTTGAGCCCACGCCGGAGATTCTGGCCGAGGGCAAGGCCATCTTCCTCGGACGTGGAACCTGCTTTCAATGCCACGGTTCCGAGGGCAAGGGCGATGGTGGCGCGGCAAAGATCCTCCCGATCAAGCCGAGGGATTTCACCAATCCCAAGTTCAGGAAATTGCGCACTCCTGGGGAGATGATGTGGGTGCTCAAGAACGGCAGCCTTGGACAATCAGGAAAAGTCCCGGGGACGGGGATGCTGCCTATTGTCGGACAGTTCTTGAGTGAAGAGGATGGTTGGAAGGTCTTGCTGTACGAGCGAAGCCTAGGGGAGACCAAGTGAGCGGGTCCTAAATTCCTGGTGAGGCGAACGAGCGAAACCTGCCGGCCTCGCGTCTCTCACTGGCGTAGCCACGCCATGGCGGCGTCCCGTTCGGATGCGTTGAAGTGGCGAAACTCGGCTTTGACGAAGTGCTTGGCAATCTGCGGGGCGATCGACAGGACCGCACTGTCCGAGACCGCCGCGATTTTTCCGATCGATCAATGATGGTCGCGGACGAATCGCAGGTGTGACAGCAGAGCCCCGAAGCTATCCCACCCGGGGAACGACGGCGCTTCGATCAACACGCCCCTGAGGCGTCCCGCTTGTTCGATGTAGGGGTCAACAACTGTCGCCACCGCTTCGAAGTCTCCGGCTTGGATCGGTCCCTGCGGTCGAACGAGCAAGATGCCTTCTTTTCGTAGAAGTTCGTAAGCAAGCATGTGTCGTCTCCTTGCGATACCGTGGGGCTCTTAGGCGTTTGCTTCGGAATCATCACGAGAATCCTATATGGACCTGGGGATCGCTTGCAACCGTTGCAACGGTGATCACAGCCGCTTGACGGCATGTGACTACGAACTAGGGGGCAGGGAAGTTCTTGCTATTCAGAATCCCTAGAACCTGACCGTGAGCCAACCCATGAAACGGCGACCGATCTCCTCGCCGAGAGGGTACTCTTTGGCCTTGTCGTCGAGGGCATTGAAAACTGACATCGCCACCTCCGCTTCTCGCGTATAACCCGATGAAGCCTTTTGCCGCCAAAATTTGTAGGCGCCTCGGAGGTTAAGAAGATTGTAGCTCCCGACGGTCGGATCCGGCGGTTGCACTAATCCTAACGAGGAGAACGTCTGAAATGATTGGCCCATGGGATATATGACCGACCCGTAGTAATGATAGAGTGCTTCAGCGCTGATCCCATTCTCCCAGTCGCCTCGGATCCCAATGTTGAACTTGCTGTGAGGTCCTGCACGTTGGACGCGGCCGGTAAAGGTCTGATGGATCTCCTGGTAAGAATAATTGGCAAACCCGCTTAGCCATTTGGTGGCCAGAAACTCCACGCCAATTTCCCCTCCGTAGACATCGGCTGAGCCCGGGTCGTTCACCTGAATTGCAAGTGTTGGAGATTGGTCTCGTGTGCTAATTAGGTCTGAAATGTGATTGAAAAAGATAGCTCCACGTGCCCTTAGTCGATGCATCAGAAACCAACCCTGGTAGTCTGCCTCGTACGAGATGATTTGCTCAGGGTCTAAATTGGAATTTCCCAATACCGCAGTTGGGGGGCCTGGCAATACCGTGGTCACCAGGAGTGCCTGATTCGTCTCGAACATTGTAGGCGGGCGGTAAGCCACCGATCCTGAGATGCGGAATGTATGATCGGGGACAGGGCTGACCAAGAGAGCGACCCGAGGACTGATTGTGGGATCGATGAAGGTGTCAATGTCATATCTCACTCCTGCAGCTAGGGTTACTATCTGCGTCATCTTCCATTCATCTTGGACGAATAGCCCCAATCGATTCTCGCGTGTAAATTGCGATATGGCATTGCTAGAGAAGGTGTTGTGCCTGTAGTTCAATCCATAGGTCAAGCGATTGGCCGGAAACAGTTGTAGCGAATGTTGGGCATCGACGTTGTAGGTGTCAGCCGAAGCCGTTGTGGGAATTCCTCCGCTCAGTGTTTTCAGCTGTAGAAATGGTGCTAGGAGCGGGTTGAAATGGGTAATACTTGTATTATCGTATCTATTCCAGAATGCGCGTAGAAAGAAGCTCGGACCTTCATATCCAGCATATGCGTATCCAAAAAATGGTGTACCGGAAGAGATAGTGTCCTGTGAGATCTGTCCGTCAAATCGATTGGAATCCACTAGACCGCCAGCTAGGAAGAGTTTTGACGTGCTCGTTACGGCGTACTCGGTGTGGGCATTAAATAGATTGTCTCGAAACGCGAGCGCATGATTGTTCTGCCATTGAGAGTTCTGATTGTGAGCAATCGATAAACGATAGCCAAACTTGTCGACCGTACCAGCTTGGATGGCTGATGCCATGATCGTGCCGAAGTTTCCTCCGCCAAACTGCAGTGTGGATCCCTTCATTTCTTCAGGTGATTTCGTGATGATGTTCACTACCCCATCAAATGCGTTAAATCCCCACACCGCGGAGGCAGGGCCTTTCATAACCTCAATCCGTTTGATCTCCGGCAATGTTATAGGGAGTACCTTCCACAACACTGTGCCCTGTTGGTCGAGATAGATGATGCGACCATCCACCATGACCAGCAGTTTATTGGCTTGGATCTGATTGTCTCCTCGGACACTCACGTTGAAATCTGCCCCGTTGACCTGCATGACTTCCATGCCGGGGATGCGCCTTAGAATGGTCGGAATATCTATCGCACCCGACTGCCGGATATCTTCATCGGTGATCACATAGACATTGGATGGTGTTTGAGAGATCGGCTGCTCGTACCGGGAAGC harbors:
- a CDS encoding multidrug ABC transporter ATP-binding protein translates to MATICCAGAATAMELVPPWFIKVVIDDVIQAQQPNLLPWVLAGLVAAYALKNLFASVRIRLNNRLEQQVVHDLRTQVFAALQKLSLRYFEDRSTGEIMSRVTSDTEHVERIFIDGLEGVLTASLTLLGIMGMMVVLNWRLALLAVIPIPVLVYSAGYFTRRVHGYYQHVRKGLADLSAYLQDALSGIRESMGFNRQAYEQDRFDRLSLNYSRSNLNAMYLWSVYSPSMIFAGSMGTVLILWYGSSEVLAGRLTLGELVLFLSYLALFYLPINQIHSVNHMLQHALAASERVFEILDAIPDVEDRPGVRAPASRLCGDVEFAGVYFHYRSDVPTLRDVALTVNAGERVALVGPSGAGKSTLMKLLMRFYDVRSGAITIDGYDLRDLPLAFLRSQIGLVQQEPFLFNGTVGDNIAYGDLSADQSRIESVARTARAHDFIRALPEGYQTWIGERGVKLSVGQKQRVSIARVLLKDPPIVIFDEATSNIDTETEVQIREALGELTKGRTTFIIAHRLSTLHDVDRIVVVDHGQVVEQGTHEVLMNLRGLYAGLYDAQFSR
- the cobB gene encoding NAD-dependent protein deacylase, whose protein sequence is MSSSLSDARQRVSRAQRIAVLTGAGISADSGVPTFRGPDGLWRNFRAEDLATPEAFRRDPHLVWEWYNWRRELIATKSPNDAHLALAQLERRAEDYWLVTQNVDGLHRAAGSSRLSEIHGNIWKVRCTSCRYIADNRDVPIVIPPSCSGCGGLLRPHIVWFGESLAPEDVARSQQAIETCEVLLIVGTSGLVYPAASFAALAQQAGAFVIEINLDATPNSGVVDIALQGRAKDLVPLLIE
- a CDS encoding hypothetical protein (possible pseudo, frameshifted), with protein sequence MSALLAVAGWWWAPGLMQLLGADEAVIALATPYATLMFLILPVTVTIYILSAILQGTGDTRTPALCLLMVNLLYFSLAISLIYGSRYWPMMGIRGAAVGAGLAESVGVTFLLWRCRSLLRRPAHVRWDLLRSAWQIGAPASGERVVQQAGILLYTKLVIGYGTVAYAAHQVGLSIEALSFLPGYGFAVAAAAMVGQSIGAGKYQRAKMENWEANRQAALMMATMGLVFFFFPYGLLRAFTNDPLVLSLGTSFLKIVALIQIPLALTMVICGSLRGAGDTRFIMGTTFVGMWGVRLPAAYVAVQLFPETVLAVWWGLVADWTVRMLLVLWRYRSERWREIRVLPSSPS